The Prochlorococcus marinus XMU1404 region AACTTCAAGTGATATCTACAATACTAAAGAAGCTTGGATTATAGGATTTTTAAGTTCTTTTTTCTTGTTAACATCTATTATCTCTCATGAGATTTTGCATACTTTTGTTTCTTTAAATCAGGGTGTAAAAATAAAAAAAATTACTTTTTATTTTCTTGGGGCAATTTTACAAATAGATAAGTATTGTCAAACTGCTTTAGGTAATATAAAAATCGCAATTGTTAGACCTCTATTATGTTTTGTTACAGCATCTATCCTACTTTTAATTAGTAGCAACAGTACATCTCAAGAAATAATATCCATTGATATAATCTCTAGAGTAGGTATATTAAATTTATTCTTAGGCTTCTTAAATTTGCTTCCAATTGGTTCTTTAGATGGAGGAAATTTATTAAAAAGTATTATTTGGCATTTCTCTGGGAGTAAAAACAAAGGGAGAAATTTCCTAAATAAAGTAAATTTATCTTTATCTTTTTTAGTTCTAATATTTGGGATAATTTGTTTATTTAAATTTAACTTTTACTATGGTTTTATCCTTTCTTTTTTAGGTTTGTTTGGAGTTAATTCTTCAAAGTCTGAAAGTCAATTTTTTAAAATTGAAAATATACTTAAATTTAGTAAAGTTTCCGAACTTAAATTAAAGCCATTGAGAAAAATTGAATTCGATTCTAATTTCAAAGAATTAAACTCATTAATAAAAAATAAAAAGGACGCGTCAGATAAATATTTTTTTGTTACGAATAATGGTAGATGGACTGGTTTTGTTGATGAAAAAATTTTAAAAACTGTCTCCTTAAAAAAATGGGAACAGAACTTTGTTGGAGATTTTAAGAAACCAATCGATAGTCTTGTAAATGTTTACAGTAACGATAAATTATGGCAAACCATAGAAAGACTTGAAGAAACAAGTGAAGGTTTTATATTGGTTCTCAATTCTGCAGATATGCCTTTAGGGATAATTGATAGATCTAAAATTGGAAACTTTGTATTGAATAAATTAGGGTTTAATTTGCCTTCAGAGATTGTAAATAAATTTAATGATAATAATAAGTATCCTTTGGGAATTGAATTGCCAAGAATAGTTTATGCAATGAAGCAGAAAGGAGATCTTTAAGAATTGGTATCATTAAAATTTTTAACATTCTTATTATCTATGGTAATTTTTTAAAATTTAGATTTGAATTATTAGCTAAGAATGAATTTGTTAAATGTTGAACAATTTCATCATTTGTGAGGTCTAGATTTACTTTTGGTGGAGCTTCTTCTTTAAATAATTTGAACCACAAATCTTTTGAAGGATTTGTTTGAATTTCTCCATGTTGAAGGAATCCATTTTTTTTACGATATTGGGCACTACCTATCCTCTTAAACCCATCTTGATCAACTAAATCAGAAATTAATGAAGTTCCAAAACAATTTGTTTTAATGCGTGATTTTCTTAAACTACCATTTTGTAAATTTAGACCTAATTCTCTGAAACTTTTCATTAACCAATTATTTACCATTTCATAACTTAGGAATTTATAGTAAGACTTTTTAAATGTTAATGCATATGTTATGCCTCCTGAATGCAAAACGGCCCCCCCTCCAGAAGGACGTCTGACAATGTTAATTTCTCCATTTGATAATAATTTTTCCCAATGAGGAGGAATTTCCTTTTGGTGATAACCAATTGAAATCCAATCCCCAGTCCAATAGTAGAACCTCAATGTGAGTATTATTTCAGCTTTAAAAATAGTCTGATCTAAAGAATTTAAATCGAAAGCCATTTGATCAAAACCAGATAAATTATTTGTCGAAAAAATTAAAGCTTGATTTTCTATTCCCAAAATTTACTTTGTAGGTTTATTTATGATAATTTTCAATAAATTTTTTCTTTCAATTTGTTAATTACGTAACATCATTTTGTAATAGTGTTTCAAATCTCCTCTTTTCAGTGGAGAATATAGGAAACATTTTTTTAACCATGGAGCCAACTCAAACAATAAATTTAATTGCATTAAGCCTCATAGTAGTTATGCATGCAGGAGTTTTAGCGTTAAGGCTAGGGATTAGTTTGGGTAGAAATTAAAATTTATTAGAAAATATATTTTTTTAAGGTAATAATATAGGAAGACTGAATTAACTTATTCAGTAAAATATCAATCACTTAATTTGTCCAAATCATTTCGTGCAAATAGTATTTTTTACAAAAAATATCTAGATTCTGCATTTAAAATAAAAAAAAATAAACATGAAAATTTTGTATCTTTTGTTTTTCTAATTATAAAAATTTGCTTTTCACTCTTAGCAATAATAAGTTTGACTAAACTTGGTCATAGCTCCAAGGTCAGGTTAAACAGATTAAGGGAAATTCAAGATTCATTTTTATTCGAAAAATATAGATTTAATGTTTTAAAAAGTAGGTTTGATGACTTATTCTCTTCTGAAGGTGAGCAAAGATTTATGAAGGATCAAGATCAAATAATTTCTAGGGACATTATCAGAGTAATATGGCGTTGATAAGGAAGATCTATAATCTTTTAACTTGTCATTTTTCTATTAACTTTTTTGCTAGTGAGTCAGAACATTAAAGGTTTAGTCCTAATAACAGGAACAACTTCAGGAGTTGGGTTAAATACTCTAAAACCTCTTTTAAGATTTGGATGGGAAGTCATAGCTGTTAATCGATCTAATAAAAGAGCTATAAAAATAGCTGATGAATTATTGTCGAAAGAGGAAATTAAAAATGTTCACTTTATAGAGATAGATCTTTCTAATTTGGATGAGGTCAGAAAAGGTTGCGATGAAATATTGGAAAGATTTGTAAACCCAATAAATTCTCTTATTTGTAATGCAGCGGTTTATAAGCCAAGACTAAAGAGACCTGAAAGATCTCCGCAAGGTTTTGAAAACTCTATGGCAGTAAATCATTTTGGGCATTTTCTTATGATAAACCTACTTATGGAAAATATTTTATCTTCTGAAAGAGAAATTGTTTTAAATGGCAAATCAACTATATTCAAGCCAAGAATTACAGTATTAGGGACTGTTACGGCTAATTATTCAGAACTTGGAGGAAGGATCCCCATACCTGCTCCAGCTGATTTGGGAGATTTATCTGGATTCAAAAATGGTTTTTTATCTCCAATAAGTATGGCGAATGGAAAGAAATTCAAACCTGGTAAGGCTTATAAGGATAGTAAACTTTGCAATATGGTGACCGTTCAGGAATTATCAAAAAGATATCCTGCAGATAAAATTATTGTAAATTCTCTATATCCTGGATGTGTTGCTGATACAAAACTTTTTAGAGATACACCTTGGTTATTTAGATTTCTTTTCCCGATATTTCAAAAATTCATAA contains the following coding sequences:
- a CDS encoding site-2 protease family protein, coding for MRSWQIFKIWGIPFKIHPYWFAILFLFSWSISNQVNLTSSDIYNTKEAWIIGFLSSFFLLTSIISHEILHTFVSLNQGVKIKKITFYFLGAILQIDKYCQTALGNIKIAIVRPLLCFVTASILLLISSNSTSQEIISIDIISRVGILNLFLGFLNLLPIGSLDGGNLLKSIIWHFSGSKNKGRNFLNKVNLSLSFLVLIFGIICLFKFNFYYGFILSFLGLFGVNSSKSESQFFKIENILKFSKVSELKLKPLRKIEFDSNFKELNSLIKNKKDASDKYFFVTNNGRWTGFVDEKILKTVSLKKWEQNFVGDFKKPIDSLVNVYSNDKLWQTIERLEETSEGFILVLNSADMPLGIIDRSKIGNFVLNKLGFNLPSEIVNKFNDNNKYPLGIELPRIVYAMKQKGDL
- a CDS encoding lipoyl protein ligase domain-containing protein; this translates as MGIENQALIFSTNNLSGFDQMAFDLNSLDQTIFKAEIILTLRFYYWTGDWISIGYHQKEIPPHWEKLLSNGEINIVRRPSGGGAVLHSGGITYALTFKKSYYKFLSYEMVNNWLMKSFRELGLNLQNGSLRKSRIKTNCFGTSLISDLVDQDGFKRIGSAQYRKKNGFLQHGEIQTNPSKDLWFKLFKEEAPPKVNLDLTNDEIVQHLTNSFLANNSNLNFKKLP
- the psaM gene encoding photosystem I reaction center subunit XII, with the protein product MEPTQTINLIALSLIVVMHAGVLALRLGISLGRN
- a CDS encoding SDR family NAD(P)-dependent oxidoreductase is translated as MSQNIKGLVLITGTTSGVGLNTLKPLLRFGWEVIAVNRSNKRAIKIADELLSKEEIKNVHFIEIDLSNLDEVRKGCDEILERFVNPINSLICNAAVYKPRLKRPERSPQGFENSMAVNHFGHFLMINLLMENILSSEREIVLNGKSTIFKPRITVLGTVTANYSELGGRIPIPAPADLGDLSGFKNGFLSPISMANGKKFKPGKAYKDSKLCNMVTVQELSKRYPADKIIVNSLYPGCVADTKLFRDTPWLFRFLFPIFQKFITKGYVSQRMAGERVAQVATYKEFAKPSVHWSWGNRQKTGRKAFSQKLSKRIIDTKTSKQTYDLTSQLVGLD